The DNA segment TATTCTATTCAAGTGAAAAATTAGCATTCCTTATTAACAAATTAGCGCATATCTCATCTTGAATGTGGTCCAAAATTTTATTAACAAATTGAAGTGACATATGCTAATTCTGCTTGATTAGCCACAACCAAAGTCAGaatttgaaacttaattttgtagtttttttaagCATAGTCTATTTTTCAGCTTTGACTTTAAAACTACAAATAATACAACTATGGAAGTTTTacctattaattatttttttccttaactCATATTTCTACGACTTATCAGCTGCAAAACGATCATATCCGACTTTTGTATAGTCATAACCTTTAAAGCTTTGGAATGTAAAAAAAGAGCCGGGAAGTGttaattttcacaaaagggAATTATATTTTTTACCACTTGTTTCCTAAACTAGCATTGAAAAATAAAACGTAAGCACGATATAACAACATAAAACTACCCCGAAACCTGCTGAAGTTGAATCCAACCTGAGAGTgatctactacctccatcctttAATATCACTAAATGTGATTTGAAGAGCACATTTTAAAGAAAAGTTTGCATGTTTGTACTACTAATTGGCTGGTCCACGTAAAGGCTAGActatttttaatatagaatCTATTATATTTTCATTAGAGTGTAGcatgaaaataatatatattttcccTAACGTTAGTAATCACATGGAGTCATggacttctttctttttctctgcttTTCTTTGAATCTATATAGCCTTAGACTTGTTTGGGAAGGCCAGAAAAAAAACCTTTCCGTTCATGAATCTAACTATGAACAAAAATATCTACAAACTAAAATATGTTGACCGAAAAATAAACTATTATCTGAGATACAATCGAGGTTGGTGTTCAATCATAGAGTTGGCCATCGGATCAACTAAGATTATATTGCCCCCAAACAGCCTCAACCTCAATCATTCAAAGCAAACTTAATCAAATTCCATCCAGTTTCTTTGCACATGTTTGCAAACATGCATGTGACTGATTATTTTGTCTGTTCTCTCATTCCTAAGTGCGGATAAGTTCATCTTCCAAATCTTCTCTCTCACCTAATCAAATCACCATAAAGATCTAAATAATGCACAACCTAAACTCAAGCGTGCACAAGTTGTGATCTTTGCCCATACAGATAAAATACCTAAAACCATAAAGATAAAGGCCATGGATGTGTGCATTAAGAGGAACAAAATCCTGAAATTAAGGACTGAAGCATCATCTCCAGCCAATAGGCGTTTGTGCGTACGTAGGGAGCACTGAAATGACCCAAGAAAGTGAGAGCAAATTAAACAGATTAAAGCTCTGCAATTTGCAACCAGTAGTAGCAGGTAGCATCAACAGATCACACTGTTCTTGCTTCTTGGCATCCACTctgcataataataataataaagtttCAATCTTGCAATGCAAACATGTAAAGTTCAGGCAGTGATACAGATGGGGCCTCCTCTTGTGAGCTCTGAACTCTGATGTTTGTGTGGGACAAGTCGATCACTTTGCAACGTTTTCTCCGGGAAAAACACCAAACATGGGGTAGTGCCACCTGAACTACCCCAAGTCCACATCTTGCTGATAGCACAGATGCATCATAGTAGTATTGTTTATGATAATGTGATCATAATTTAGGACAAGAGAAATGTGAAATGTCCTGTTCCTTTCTGATTGAATCAAGGCATCAGATTGATCCATGCCAGTGTCACATAAAGATTCAGGTCAAATATCTTGTTCTGTGTAAGCATCAGCTGACATGAAGTGAAGAGCTACAAATTAATCTTCAGGATTCGTGACAGATGCATCTTGTTCTTATCTTGATTTCTATGACCACTAATTTGAACTGAATCTGTTGCATTCTTACCATGGAGTAGGCAGCTCTAGGCTACAATTGGAGCTAGTAGCAAATTACTAGGACAGACTATGAAGGCCCAGAGAGGCAGACAGATGCTCCGAGCTCATAAATTTGTGCTCAGCTTTGTTCAGGCTAGAAAAAATTGCACGGCTATCAGGCTATGTCTAGCATTTCATAGGTTGGCACCACACATTACAGAGTAACAGTAACTGGATGAAAGAACCTAGAAGAAGTTAAAAATTCCATTCTTCTGCCATTTTTAACTGTTGCAGTGGTAACAGGATGTTCTTATCTGACAGAAACCAGCCTGCTTGTGGTAGTAAAAGAGTACTGCTAGTCTGCtacacatacttttttttttacaaaaaaaaaagagtatttaCAAACAAAGCtttcaaccgtttgatttacaAACAAAACACATACTACCAGTAACCACCACTAGGAGACTAGGAGCATTGCTTGTGGTAATTTGGCTTTCTTGATCTATGATTGTAGGTACCCTCAAAGAGGTGACAAAATGTGAGACACTCATTTTTACCCCCTGTTCATAGATGTCTTAACTGTTTTGATTTCGGAGAATGTGACTAAAATAGCTATATATAATAGTGAATTAGTAGCTTTAACAATGTACaatagcttagcttagctagatGCTTCAATATTTTGGTGGCTACTCCTAGCATTCCATAGGCACTGCCTTTTGCAAACAGGAAATGACTGAATGTGAAAACTGAAGTAAAAAAGACGCATTATGTCTgaagcaacattttttttaactgtttCAACCTTTCGGTGACAGAATATTCTTAACCGACAATCAATTCTAATTACCTTTTGACAGTGCATCCAGATGCATTCTCCGATTGGATCTATCCGCGTAAGCTCGATGCAACTGtgaaaagaaattagaaaaaaaaagttgttgaAGTAACAGACGGCATATGATCAGATCTTGGCGGCAACTGCAACCAGGCCTGAGAAATGTCATAATTTGTCAGAGAACTAACGGAAGAATTAGCTGTGAAAGAACTGCATCGCAGTCACAGGTACAGGTTTTATCTTAGTTAATCAGGTGATAAGTCCACCTAAACTTAACCATGTGCTGCATATGCCTCCGTATTGTCCTCACACCCTTGATGggatctgaattctgaatcGAAATCATCCTCATATATATTCCCCTGCTGTTACCATCTCCAATATTACTCAAACATTATCAACCATGTGTGACACCTAACATGTCTCCTCATCACCCATGTGACCGCATTCTAACCTCAAGTTAGGCGCGAGTGATGGTGGATTAGTGAGAATTATTTATCTGTTTATACTTTACATCGGTACGAAacataaaaaaagttaattcGAATAGTTGACTTGAACTTCAGGCAATGTGctatgttgttgctgctgctgcttcttgatTGTAATTTTTCAGTTTTGTAAAAACCATCCGCAAGGAAATTTCGAAGTGTAATTTGGTTCAAATTAACAGATAGAAAAATAGTTAAAAGTGCAGCAATTGATTGAAACCACAATGCAGAGAAGATGGTGAAATAATTGGATCCACCAAGCAGGGGTgagaaaaaaacttttttttttcaagaattgTGCTTTGGATTATAAAGTTGTAACTTTGATGTTGAAATGGTAATCACTCAAACCCCACAGAGATCTACCAGCCGTAGTGATGGTGCTAGGTCGAGATCGACCGATCAATTTAACTAATGACAAAAGTAAAGGATTTTGACAAATGGGTATTAAACTGAACAAATGTTATCTTAAATATCTTATTCCTCATTGTCCCTTCCACTCAAAGACATGTACATGTTCTTGCTGaaaatttttcagttttttttatcagcTAGCATCTAATCTTTCTAGGTTACTTTCCAGCGGTTTGCCAACTATTCACATGGgtaagttgctaaattttttttgacatgagTATGGCACTAACCTTCACCTCCCTTTACTGTCATGTGCAACATAAGGTTCCTCTCTTATTCCCCTCTGCGTTGCTGCTTTAATTTAACCAGGAAGCCTCTCTCTGACGCCCATGATGAGTTCACAGCAAGTAATTAGGACTGATTACCTGTTCTTGTATCATCCTAGTGTTCTTTTTCAGAAACTTAGCCATGTGACATGAGCATGCTTTCTGAACCTGAACACACCTATTAGGAAGCTGCAGAAAGAATAATTTCGGATCAGAGGACGGATTGGTGGTGAACATTAACTGAAAAAGCActtgaaattttgaattaaagAAGCGCCTAAACATTAACTGAAATCTTGTACATGTGAAATGAGTTAGTTTTGTCAAAGTAAGTAACCTAAATTGTCACATACTAGCATAATCATATATTTTATGGTGGAATTCTGAGCAAGAGAACTAAATGAAttttgaagaagagaaaatacTTATGCTGAATTGGCAGTAAGGTAAGTATGTTTATTTTCTTGTTGGTGTAGCGCTAATGGGGCAGCACTACAATTCAACTTGCACTTTTTTACAGTTGTACTTACCTCACTGTCACTGTAAAGTACTAGTAGTTAATCTTCAGTACCACCGTCTTGCAAAGATAGAGCCGTAAAGCAACACTGAAACATTCAGAAGGTTTACACGCAGAAaagaagcatgcatgcatgcatgcaaaaaagATTAAAAGAGCAGTAACAGCCACTGTCAACCCCTGGAGCATAAAACACAGCAGCACAAAGGAACGAGGTTTAACTTAACTGACACTGAAAATGCTCTCTTCCATCTAAACAGTGGATAAAAAGTTGGATTACCGAGAGAATTAGCAGCCTGTTTTCTCACAGAACACGAGAAAGAACCAGAGATGTTTTCATCTCCAAGACAGGAATAGTAGCTAATTAACTAATCAAGAGACACTGTAATGGCAGCAGTAATAAGTACTCCAACTTGGGATAAACATGTGCAGTAGTACTAATGCAGATGATGGCAGCAACCACACCACCTTCCTTTCAGCTTCTCATcacttaaaaaatcaatataacTTGCATTATCCTCCTCTGAATAAAACCTCCAATaaccaatttttattttgttttgctcAAGCCAAGATCAGATCAGAGATCATCAGACTGATCAGTGCTATACTTAGTGCACACACCAACACTGCAACAACCAAATCTGTTCTttgtacaaaaaaaatacaaataaataatgtttttttaaaaaaaattgcagtagCCATTAGCCATTAGCAGCTTGATTAGTGGTCATTTGGATCCAGATCTCCTAAACTTTTCCTGTATAAACAAATCATGGGGTCTCCCCCTCTACAATCCCAAGGCTTTGCTTAGTTAGCAGCAgcagacgccaccgccgccacatcACCAACACATCCACCGCATTGCCAccctcgcctcgccgtcgccgtccacctcgccgtggcgcgcgccgccaatgccgccgccgccgccgccgcccgtcgcagcagcagcagcagcagcgaggcaCGCGCTTCTGCTCGcgtccgtcgccgtcgccgtcgcgctgctGCTGGTGTCGCCGTGCCACGGCGTGAGCGAGCAGGGGCAGGCGCTGCTCCGATGGAAGGCGTCGCTGCGGCCGTCGGGCGGCGCGCTGGACTCGTGGCGGGCGTCGGACGCGACGCCGTGCCGGTGGCTCGGCGTGTCGTGCGACGCGCGCACGGGCGACGTCGTGGGGGTCACCGTCACGTCGGTCGACCTGCAGGGCCCGCTCCCGGCGGCGAGCCTGCTGCCGCTGGCGAGGTCGCTGAGGACGCTGGTGCTCTCGGGCACCAACCTCACCGGCGAgatcccgccggagctcggcgaATACGGCGAGCTCGCCACGCTTGACGTCAGCAAGAACCAGCTCACCGGCGCGATCCCGCCCGAGCTCTGCCGGCTGTCCAAGCTCGAGTCGCTGTCCCTCAACTCCAACTCGCTCCGCGGCGCCATCCCCGACGACATCGGCAACCTCACCGCGCTCGCCTACCTGACGCTCTACGACAACGAGCTGAGCGGCGCGATCCCGGCGAGCATCGGCAACCTGAAGCGGCTGCAGGTGCTCCGCGCCGGCGGGAACCAGGGGTTGAAGGGCCCGCTCCCGCCGGAGATCGGCGGCTGCGCCAACCTCACCATGCTCGGCCTCGCCGAGACCGGCATGTCCGGCAGCTTGCCGGACACGATCGGGCAGCTCAGCCGCATCCAGACCATCGCCATCTACACCACCCTCCTCTCCGGCCGCATCCCGGCCTCCATCGGCAACTGCACCGAGCTCACCAGCCTCTACCTCTACCAGAACTCCCTCTCCGGCCCCATCCCGCCGCAGCTCGGCCGCCTCGCCAAGCTCCAGACGCTGCTCCTATGGCAGAACCAGCTCGTCGGCGCCATCCCACCGGAGCTCGGCCGGTGCAGGCAGCTCACCCTCATCGACCTCTCGCTCAACTCCCTCACCGGCAGCATCCCGGCCACCCTCGGCGACCTCCCCAATCTCCAGCAGCTCCAGCTCAGCACGAACCAGCTCACCGGCGCCATCCCGCCGGAGCTCTCCAACTGCACGTCGCTCACCGACGTCGAGGTCGACAACAACCAGCTCACCGGCGCGATCGCCGTCGACTTCCCGCGGCTGCGCAACCTCACCTTGTTCTACGCGTGGAGGAATCGTCTCAccggcggcgttccggcgagCCTCGCCGAGTGCCCGAGCCTCCAGGCCGTCGACCTCTCGTacaacaacctcaccggcgTGATCCCGAAGCAGCTGTTCGCCCTGCAGAACTTGACGAAGCTGCTGCTGATCAGCAACGAGCTGTCCGGGCCCATCCCGCCGGAGATCGGCGGCTGCGGCAACCTCTACCGTCTCCGGCTCAGCGGCAACCGCCTCTCCGGCACGATCCCGGCGGAGATCGGCGGCCTGAAGAGCCTCAACTTCCTCGACATCAGCGACAaccacctcgtcggcgccgtgcCATCGGCGATCTCCGGGTGCAGCAGCCTCGAGTTCCTTGACCTCCACTCCAATGCTCTCTCCGGCTCGCTGCCGGAGACGCTGCCGCGTAGCCTCCAGCTCATCGACGTCTCCGACAACCAGCTCGCCGGCGCGTTGAGCTCCAGCATCGGGTTGATGCCGGAGTTGACGAAGCTTTACTTGGGGAAGAACCGGCTCGCCGGCGGGATACCGCCGGAGATCGGTTCTTGCCAGAAGCTCCAGTTGCTTGACCTCGGCGATAATGCGTTCTCCGGCGGCATCCCGCCGGAGATCGGGACGCTCCCGTCGTTGGAGATTTCGCTTAACCTCAGCTGCAACCGGCTCTCCGGCGAGATACCGTCGCAGTTCGCCGGACTTGACAAGCTCGGCAGCCTCGACCTGTCGCACAACGAGCTCTCTGGTGGCCTCGACTCGCTGGCGGCGCTGCAGAATCTCGTCACGCTGAA comes from the Oryza glaberrima chromosome 9, OglaRS2, whole genome shotgun sequence genome and includes:
- the LOC127784094 gene encoding leucine-rich repeat receptor-like serine/threonine-protein kinase RGI4, with the translated sequence MPPPPPPPVAAAAAAARHALLLASVAVAVALLLVSPCHGVSEQGQALLRWKASLRPSGGALDSWRASDATPCRWLGVSCDARTGDVVGVTVTSVDLQGPLPAASLLPLARSLRTLVLSGTNLTGEIPPELGEYGELATLDVSKNQLTGAIPPELCRLSKLESLSLNSNSLRGAIPDDIGNLTALAYLTLYDNELSGAIPASIGNLKRLQVLRAGGNQGLKGPLPPEIGGCANLTMLGLAETGMSGSLPDTIGQLSRIQTIAIYTTLLSGRIPASIGNCTELTSLYLYQNSLSGPIPPQLGRLAKLQTLLLWQNQLVGAIPPELGRCRQLTLIDLSLNSLTGSIPATLGDLPNLQQLQLSTNQLTGAIPPELSNCTSLTDVEVDNNQLTGAIAVDFPRLRNLTLFYAWRNRLTGGVPASLAECPSLQAVDLSYNNLTGVIPKQLFALQNLTKLLLISNELSGPIPPEIGGCGNLYRLRLSGNRLSGTIPAEIGGLKSLNFLDISDNHLVGAVPSAISGCSSLEFLDLHSNALSGSLPETLPRSLQLIDVSDNQLAGALSSSIGLMPELTKLYLGKNRLAGGIPPEIGSCQKLQLLDLGDNAFSGGIPPEIGTLPSLEISLNLSCNRLSGEIPSQFAGLDKLGSLDLSHNELSGGLDSLAALQNLVTLNISYNAFSGELPDTPFFQRLPLSDLAGNRHLIVGDGSDESSRRGAISSLKVAMSVLAAVSAALLVAATYLLARMRRGGGAGGGGRVVHGEGAWEVTLYQKLDISMDDVLRGLTSANVIGTGSSGVVYKVDTPNGYTFAVKKMWSTDETTTAAFRSEIAALGSIRHRNIVRLLGWAANGGARLLFYGYLPNGNLSGLLHGGGAAAGKGGAPASDSEWGARYDVALGVAHAVAYLHHDCVPAILHGDIKAMNVLLGAAYEPYLADFGLARVLSKLDSAMPAPPRIAGSYGYMAPEYASMQRITEKSDVYSFGVVMLEMLTGRHPLDPTLPGGAHLVQWVRDHLQAKRDAAELLDARLRGAAAAADADVHEMRQAMSVAALCVARRADDRPAMKDVVALLKEIRRPAPSAAGDDAKPPPPPQPTPPPSLPTTVTATPASPVSSCSFAAVTDYSV